One Candidatus Binataceae bacterium DNA window includes the following coding sequences:
- a CDS encoding glycosyltransferase family 4 protein, with protein sequence MAGVDPERGFSGGETQVMGLTLELRRRGHRAEILCDRDGELWRRARAEGVVCHPLRVRNSLDIAAAMRLRGLLARGTYDVVHFHTARAHALAPYVRGLAPVRIVTRRMDYRPNRLFGRYLYNQAVDGVIAISRGVGAALERGGVRPARLRIIPSGVDCVWFAPPSARARAEARVRLGLSDADIAVGAVGALTPRKGHRYFIEALRLARAIAPPGVNLRGFIAGDGPLAQELAAQTAVSGVQMLGALADARALLWALDIFVMPSLMEGLGVAALEAMACGLPVIASDVGGLSEAVEEGVSGHLVSPADASALAQAVRLLAMAPEVRMAMGVASRERAIAGFSLTAMAVQTLAFYRDLQIATL encoded by the coding sequence GTGGCGGGGGTTGATCCGGAGCGCGGTTTCAGCGGCGGCGAAACGCAAGTGATGGGCCTGACACTCGAACTGCGACGGCGCGGCCATCGCGCTGAAATTCTCTGCGATCGGGACGGTGAGCTGTGGCGACGGGCGCGGGCGGAGGGGGTGGTTTGCCATCCTTTGCGGGTGCGCAATTCGTTAGATATCGCGGCGGCGATGCGGCTGCGCGGCCTGCTGGCGCGCGGAACTTATGACGTGGTGCATTTCCATACCGCGCGCGCTCATGCGCTCGCGCCCTATGTGCGCGGACTGGCGCCGGTAAGAATAGTGACGCGCCGGATGGACTATCGGCCGAACCGGCTTTTTGGCAGGTATCTGTATAATCAGGCGGTGGACGGAGTGATTGCGATTTCGCGCGGCGTGGGAGCGGCGCTCGAACGTGGCGGTGTGCGGCCCGCGCGATTGAGGATTATTCCGAGCGGCGTCGACTGCGTGTGGTTCGCACCCCCGAGCGCGCGCGCGCGCGCCGAGGCTCGCGTTCGTCTCGGACTCAGCGACGCTGATATAGCGGTCGGCGCCGTCGGCGCGCTGACGCCCCGCAAGGGCCATCGATATTTTATTGAAGCGCTACGCCTCGCCCGCGCGATCGCTCCGCCGGGCGTTAACCTACGTGGGTTTATCGCCGGCGATGGACCACTCGCGCAAGAACTTGCCGCACAAACCGCCGTATCCGGGGTGCAGATGCTGGGTGCGCTCGCTGACGCGCGCGCGCTGCTGTGGGCGCTGGATATTTTCGTGATGCCATCCCTAATGGAAGGACTCGGGGTTGCCGCGCTCGAAGCTATGGCGTGTGGACTGCCAGTTATCGCGAGTGACGTCGGCGGCTTGAGCGAAGCGGTCGAGGAGGGCGTCAGCGGCCATCTGGTTTCTCCGGCCGATGCGTCGGCATTGGCGCAGGCGGTGCGGCTTCTCGCGATGGCGCCGGAGGTTCGAATGGCTATGGGTGTGGCGTCGCGAGAACGGGCAATCGCCGGCTTCAGTCTCACGGCGATGGCGGTGCAGACCCTGGCGTTTTACCGCGATTTGCAAATCGCAACTCTGTAG